From Alteribacter keqinensis, one genomic window encodes:
- a CDS encoding GNAT family N-acetyltransferase yields the protein MKKEAFTFVRLRRKHAEEIVFWKYPEPYGLYNLDPTTDCINELIKEDYYACLDHGGKVIGFCCVGEEARVPGGYKEGIYRDARYLDVGIGMKPALTGNGLGKTFFSQVLTFLSDTYGTKRFRLVVATFNKRAIRLYRSLGFTDEKVFYSQVKEKPATFLCMIKEM from the coding sequence ATGAAAAAAGAGGCATTTACATTTGTAAGGCTTAGGCGTAAACATGCAGAAGAGATTGTATTCTGGAAATACCCTGAGCCTTACGGATTATATAATCTTGATCCGACAACCGACTGTATAAACGAGCTGATCAAGGAAGACTACTACGCTTGCTTGGACCACGGGGGAAAGGTGATCGGTTTTTGCTGTGTCGGTGAGGAGGCTCGCGTGCCCGGCGGTTATAAAGAAGGAATTTACCGCGATGCCCGCTATCTCGATGTTGGAATTGGCATGAAGCCTGCTTTGACCGGGAACGGTCTGGGCAAAACGTTTTTCTCACAGGTTCTCACGTTTCTCAGTGACACCTATGGTACGAAACGGTTCCGTCTGGTTGTGGCAACCTTCAACAAGAGGGCGATCCGGTTGTACAGGAGTCTCGGATTTACAGATGAAAAGGTGTTTTACAGTCAGGTGAAAGAAAAGCCCGCGACGTTTTTATGTATGATTAAAGAAATGTAG
- a CDS encoding DUF3889 domain-containing protein: protein MKIFLVMTILLAHFHINPLMVSALEKEGEGLPAQREQQEEPAYAKWGKLAVEKVKERYPEAKVVDYLHMGREELGEGKASEKFKLWLRGEEREFGVFVTITFEEDSDEVIVIEYEETDR, encoded by the coding sequence ATGAAAATATTTCTGGTGATGACGATTTTACTTGCCCATTTCCACATCAATCCCCTCATGGTTTCAGCTCTTGAGAAAGAAGGAGAAGGGCTGCCTGCACAAAGGGAGCAACAGGAAGAACCTGCTTATGCAAAGTGGGGGAAGCTGGCTGTGGAAAAAGTGAAGGAGCGCTATCCTGAAGCGAAAGTGGTGGATTACCTTCATATGGGGCGGGAAGAGCTTGGAGAAGGGAAAGCCTCTGAAAAGTTTAAGCTTTGGCTGCGGGGAGAGGAACGGGAATTTGGTGTTTTCGTTACCATTACATTTGAGGAAGATTCGGATGAAGTAATTGTGATCGAATACGAAGAAACAGACAGATAA
- a CDS encoding pyridoxamine 5'-phosphate oxidase family protein, translating to MFFSGIKQIKSKEELTGYIGDPSPLVKAKPIDHLDSHCRTFLAHSPFAVLSTSDENGRCDASPRGDHPGFVYILDEHHLIIPERPGNKRMDTLKNLLENNRIGLLFLIPGFGETLRINGKGVVIKDEEILAPLSVRGKAPSLGIGVEVEECFIHCAKAMKRSGIWDQERWPDTGAMPTAARMLSDHAALKGQDENALTKRLEKGYREKLY from the coding sequence ATGTTTTTTTCAGGTATAAAGCAGATAAAATCAAAAGAAGAATTAACCGGATACATTGGGGATCCGAGCCCGCTTGTAAAGGCGAAACCCATTGATCACCTGGACAGTCACTGCCGGACGTTTCTGGCTCATTCCCCTTTTGCTGTCCTTTCAACTTCCGATGAAAACGGGAGGTGTGATGCGTCACCAAGAGGAGATCATCCCGGTTTTGTCTACATTCTGGACGAGCACCACCTCATCATCCCGGAGCGCCCTGGAAATAAGCGAATGGACACTCTCAAAAACCTTCTTGAAAATAACCGTATTGGTCTGTTGTTTTTAATCCCCGGGTTCGGTGAAACGTTAAGAATCAACGGAAAAGGTGTTGTTATAAAAGATGAAGAGATTCTCGCTCCGCTGTCAGTCAGAGGAAAGGCACCATCATTGGGGATTGGCGTGGAAGTAGAAGAATGTTTTATTCATTGTGCCAAAGCGATGAAGCGTTCCGGCATCTGGGATCAGGAGCGTTGGCCGGATACAGGTGCAATGCCAACTGCTGCGAGAATGCTTTCGGACCACGCGGCTTTAAAAGGCCAGGACGAGAACGCGCTCACAAAAAGGCTGGAAAAAGGGTACAGGGAGAAATTATATTAG
- a CDS encoding amidohydrolase, with translation MKAYTNATLLDGLGNTIKNGTVLIDSEKIIAVGEHITVPGDAETIDCEGKFVTPGIIDVHTHLGVHEAGVGAEGRDFNETSSAVTPHIRALDGINPRERGFQDARECGVTTVQVMPGSANVIGGEMVVLKTAGHVIDDMLIRNPSGMKGAFGENPKRIHGQKVVTRMGVAGLFRETLIKAEDYKRKKDNGELKDRDLGMEQLIPVLEKKIPLRTHAHRADDILTAIRIAKEFDLDLTIEHCTEGHLIAKEVAESGYQVSVGPTMSTRSKVELADKGYHTLVELEKYDVPISITTDHPVIGIEYLLTQVTAAVKAGLSEETAFRAITSQAARHLGVEDRVGSLEEGKDADLVIWTKHPFDAYAEVVETVVNGQTVFSK, from the coding sequence ATGAAAGCTTACACAAACGCCACTCTTTTAGACGGGCTCGGAAACACGATTAAAAATGGAACGGTCCTCATTGACAGTGAAAAAATTATTGCTGTTGGGGAGCATATTACCGTTCCTGGAGATGCTGAAACCATTGATTGTGAAGGAAAGTTTGTTACTCCCGGAATTATTGATGTACATACGCATTTAGGTGTTCATGAAGCTGGCGTCGGAGCTGAAGGACGGGACTTTAACGAAACGTCAAGTGCTGTGACGCCCCACATCCGGGCGCTGGACGGGATTAACCCTCGTGAGCGGGGATTCCAGGATGCCAGAGAATGCGGCGTAACAACCGTTCAGGTAATGCCTGGAAGCGCCAATGTTATCGGTGGAGAGATGGTTGTTTTAAAAACAGCAGGACATGTGATTGACGATATGCTAATCCGCAACCCTTCCGGAATGAAAGGAGCTTTCGGTGAAAACCCGAAGCGGATTCATGGGCAGAAGGTCGTCACAAGAATGGGAGTTGCCGGATTATTTCGGGAAACACTCATAAAAGCCGAGGATTATAAAAGGAAAAAAGATAACGGAGAATTAAAAGACCGGGACCTTGGAATGGAACAGCTGATTCCCGTACTTGAGAAAAAGATTCCTCTCCGAACCCATGCACACAGAGCAGACGATATTCTCACTGCCATCCGGATCGCAAAGGAGTTTGATCTCGATTTAACGATTGAGCACTGCACAGAGGGCCATCTGATCGCAAAAGAAGTGGCCGAATCAGGTTACCAGGTATCTGTAGGGCCTACCATGAGCACCCGTTCGAAAGTTGAACTTGCAGACAAAGGGTATCACACCCTCGTTGAGCTGGAAAAATACGATGTACCTATTTCGATTACAACCGACCATCCGGTCATTGGTATAGAATACCTCCTCACTCAGGTAACCGCTGCAGTGAAAGCCGGGCTGAGCGAGGAAACGGCGTTCCGTGCCATTACGAGTCAGGCCGCACGTCACCTCGGTGTAGAGGATCGTGTAGGTTCTCTTGAGGAAGGAAAGGACGCCGACCTCGTTATATGGACAAAGCATCCTTTTGATGCTTATGCAGAAGTCGTTGAGACTGTTGTAAACGGACAAACCGTGTTTTCAAAATAA